The Neorhodopirellula lusitana genome contains a region encoding:
- a CDS encoding hemerythrin domain-containing protein, producing MSSSASNTARLTVNAAFLKDIKDDNRDLKILIDRLRLLTNPREAAANHWAELIELFADLRDQLALHFGLEEAYGYLDLSIESDAHLSVCAETLRSEHAVLFEDARHLAEAAADACTGDPPIEGVTPEVTTAQEKVLVRLDGFMHRFNEHEEAELKLILDALDEDIGVGD from the coding sequence ATGTCTAGTTCAGCCTCAAACACGGCTCGATTGACTGTCAACGCAGCCTTCTTGAAGGATATCAAGGACGATAACCGCGACTTAAAGATTTTGATCGATCGGCTACGTCTGTTAACCAACCCGCGAGAAGCCGCGGCCAACCATTGGGCTGAATTGATCGAGTTGTTTGCCGATCTTCGTGATCAACTCGCCCTGCACTTCGGTCTGGAAGAAGCGTACGGATATTTGGATTTGTCGATTGAATCCGACGCTCATCTTTCCGTGTGTGCGGAAACACTGCGTTCGGAGCATGCGGTTTTGTTCGAAGATGCGAGACACCTAGCCGAGGCCGCTGCGGACGCCTGTACTGGTGACCCACCGATCGAAGGTGTGACCCCAGAAGTCACCACGGCACAAGAAAAAGTGCTGGTTCGCCTGGATGGCTTCATGCATCGCTTCAATGAGCACGAGGAAGCGGAACTGAAGCTGATCTTGGACGCCTTGGACGAAGATATTGGCGTGGGCGATTGA